TTGGAGCCTTGCGAACCAAATGAGAAGTTAATAGACCAACATATAAATAAgattaattatgaaaaaattaaacactggTACGTTCATCGTCGTTCTGAGCCACATAAGCCGAAGAAACAGACAAAGACGGAAGGAAAAGaacatttttatgttgaaCAGCTTAGCGAATCAGCGATTCTAGCCGCTCTAGACTCGAACGTTGAGGAACCCGATCTACCTGGTTTCCAAGATGGCGACAGTGGGAAGGTCTTTATCTTCCTCAATGATGCAGGATTTGGTAAAACAACCTACTTTACCTGGTTAGCCTGGCGTTTGGCAAGTTACGATCAATCCCTATACGTGATAAAGTTTATCGCACTGGAATTTTCGACCGATTTCCAACGATTGAGCAATGTAGAAAACCTTGATGAAACAGAAATTGTGAGGCTATTGTATCGATACATCCATTTGGCGCTGTTCGTATCGAGTATCAACAAACGTACGATCAAAGAGACTGATGAAGCTAGAAGCGAGGCCGATCGTTGTGCAAATCTACTGATTGTTTCAAATGGCGAAATAGTATTGGATGAAGCGAAGACTAAAACGCTATCCATGATCGAATTATTCGAATTGCGGTTGTTTAAGGAGAAGTTTAACAAACGAAAGCTCGTGTTAATTCTAGACGGTTTTGATGAAATCGCCCCATACTCCAAGGATGTAGTAATGAAGTGTTTCGGACGATTCTCACGTCTTGATGGAGTACGATTGCTATACCTCTCAAGTCGACCGTATGGATTTGAAGAGGATTTACGGAAAACATTTGCCGATTGTCAAATGTATCGGATACAAcagttttcaaataaaaatataaaaactgcACTTTACAAGTTTCTTGTGAGTAATTTAGATGGTTATGAGTACTACGAAGAAGAACATCGAATTGATATATTAAGATGTCTGTATTACAATTGTTTATGTCAATTAAAAGACATAATTACTATTCCACAGTTACTGTACATGGTATTGGATTTCCTATTACCCGTCATCAAGAAgtgtggaaatgaaaatatgcaTTTACTTTGTCCAATATACAATATACTTTATCTGGTTGAACAGTTGGTAGACAGAAAGTTGGAAATTGCGAATACAGATAAAATAGGCACGACCGATTTTGCTGCTTCGACAGCTGCAGCCATATCAAAAcaagttaaattaaaagaaaaaatgatgaaacggCACATGCTGTTGGCCATGTACGTTATATTTGATGCAAAAGATAGAAAAACACTGTTGTCTGAGCAGGAACGGAAGGATGTGAAAGAGATAATGGAGAAAGTGAACCAAGCCGTAGAAAAAACGGGAATCGTTCTTGGAGTACAAGGTGGAGTGCCTCAATTTCTGCATCGAATTTTTGCAGAATATTTCTCTGCCTGCTGGTTGTTTGAAAATGTGGATCGTTTTAAGAATCAGAGCATTTTTCACTCTCAAGCGATTTGGTCGGATTCATTAAGAAAAACGCGCGAATTTTTAGATCGACTTATTCTTAAAGAAAGCAAAGGTTGCGATTTACACATGGCGCTGGTGAACGGATCTAATGAACAGATTGAAGAAATACTGCGGAATAATCCTTCTGCTGTTATCGTAAAAGATAGAGTTGGCCGTTTACCATTACATTTGGTGGAATATACAGATAATTTTACTGATGCCATAATAGATAAAATGTCTCATGAAGATTGTGATCATAATTTAAGTGATCATCTCTATGGATGGAATGCTTTAGATTATGCATTTGTCCTTAATAAAGCAAAGTTGATAAAAATACTCCTAAAAAAGGGTATTAAAGTTAATATGGACAGGTTGTTTCAGCACGTATGTTCCAATAATATATCTAAATTACTGATTCTGGAAGATGAGTATGTGCGCATGTTTGATGAATGTTTAAATCGAACTGACTTGGCAGATGAATTAAGCGAACGTGTGGCAAGGTATCTAATTGAAGAGAACAAAATAGATATTTACTCTCCAAGTGAAGAATTGAATGCATTATCGGTGTTGGAAAAAGTTGTTACTGTAGgaaatgtttctttgtttcatcAGTTAATTACAATCTCAGGTTCACAGGTGCTAGGTTTGGACGATAAAGTCAATCGGTTGTTCGAGCTATCATTGAAGAATCACGCATACTACATTACAAATTATTTGCTTGAACGCCATCCTTCGCTTCTGGCTATGCTTCATGACAACGCAACATTATTCTATTGTACCAAAAGCGctgtagaaaaaaatcaaatggaattatttaaaaccatCTTTGGAATATTCTGCATCGAAGAGAGTATCGACTGCGTTGATGACGATATGATTATTGATGAATTTGACTATCCAGgcgaaaatgaaatgtttaatatAGAGATTCTATTTGAAGACGATTGCTGTTACGGAGACTGTGACAAAGTCCAGGAATCAAATGTTGAACAATTATTGTTTGTAGCAATATACTACGGCAGGATTCAAATGATTAGCAACATACTTCATCACACGAATACGGTGATAACGATTGAGTTAATAGAAAACATTATGCAACAATTACGAACAGGAAAgtacaaaaaccaaaatcatacaaaatgtatacCTGGATTCAAATATCTACTCAAAAAGAGCCTCGTCCTTGATCAGGAAGCACTGAATTTGTTTCTCATGACCATTAAAGATGGCTGCGTTTACATGTTACCGAGTTTGGTTTCCATTGGCTTTAATCCAAAAAAGATTTGTATGAGGAATCATtgggatatttttcaatatcgtTTACTTAATTCAACCGAAATGTGTTCGGCCAATGTTTTTGTGTATCTTCAACAACGATCGTATTTGGATTGTTTCGATGCCTTTGGTCCAGAAGATGAAAGCATTTTTGATTTCGCAATTAAACAAAGCTTTTTCATTGTAGCACAAGCGTTAATTGAAGACAAATTCCGCAATGcatcagaaaaagaaaaagcaattaTGGAGTTACTACACCTACAATTACATAAATACGGAGAAGAGCTTATTTgtgattttataaaaaattcaCTTGATGAAAGTTCAATTGGaggtaaaatggaaaatgatacGTGGCATTCAGTCTATTACTCCATCCGCGGAAAGTTACCGAAAATACATAATATGGTTAAAGAATTCGacataaatcaaacaatcaaaaagGAACATGTTATatcattcataaaaaaatcggtACCACTCGGTACGCAATCCAGTGTGTATGGCGAGTTGTATAATAGGTATTTGGCCATATCGATTATTCTTCGACAATTCAAAAAGAAGAACCAGTTTATTGTCGGCACAGAAGTGCCAGAAGCAGGACAATTCGACGACATTTTATACCACCACCAATCGCCAAACGGCACCAGCATTTTGTGGATACAAGCGAAGCATGTTGACGGGATGTTCATAAAGGTAAAGGATCTATGCGCTGCCAATGGTATGTACTCGGTTCCCAcgtatttttcatcatttcttgAGATTGTTCCGGAACTAACCAAAGGTGAATCTGAGTCCCATAAAGATGAACACAAAACTCAATATGCCATTTGTACCAACGCTGAACTCGATGAGAACGTCAAACTTTATGCCACGAAAATCGAGCCACAGGAAGATGATGCTTTACAGTTTTGTGACGATATACGAGCAACATGTTATCAGTTGCGCCGTAACATACCTGATCTGACGGAatgcttaaaaaaatcatgtaaaaatgtgtttaaaaatgattcaGATTTTGATGAGAAAAAGGACCAGTTCTTTAGTAAATTTCTGCTTATATGTAACTCCTACAATCACAAACAACTACGTATAAAAGTGCGGAACCTATTGCCCGAGTGGTGCGATGAAGCTCAACGTGAATTAGTTATTGATAATTTGGTGGGTTTACTGAATAATATCGTGTACAACAAGCCTCGTTACTACATAACCCTCGAACGTAtacaaaaatggtttttggacAAAGATTTCAACCAAAACATCAGTGTTTTGAAGCGTCTTTCAGAAGAGCACCTTAAGTCAGTGCTGGAAAAACATATTGAAGTAAATCCGGAACGCTTAAAAGAGTTTAAGTTGTATGAAGTTCTGAAGGAGTCTGGTCCTGGAATTTACGAGTTTAACAGCACGCTTGAATTGACAGTTTACTCTCgcattttatttcaagcactatcactattaaaatatgaaacaatatttgttAAGAGTGAAAAGTATACAAAACAGCAAGATATGAATGATGTTCTCGAAGATTTGCTATCATACCTTAGAGATGTAAATCATCCTACAATCAAAATCATAACGATACTAGGGAAACCCGAttatgtagccattaatgagCTAAAAGAATTATCAGACAAATATCGTCAAAAGATCGTTGTTGTAGAACACATTTCAGGAAGTCCGCAGAATGACGAAATTtcagaaaggattcatgtgaAGGATCTCTCAAATGAAGCTTTGCAACAATTGTATTTGCAAAATGAACGAATGATGTTTGGTACTACTACGCCACTGATTGGAATTGTGGAAGAAAATGACGATTTGAGCTTGTTGTTAGTTGCATTGGATCTATGTGATCAATTGAAGTGGATAAaggaatataatttaaatgagcataattatgaaaaaatcaaacactgGTACGTTCATCGCTATGTTGTACCATTTGAGCTGGAGGAAAAGAAGGACAATTTCATTGGTAGCTATGATATAAGTGTGTATGATGTACCAAGTGTTCTGATTTCGACAGAAGAATTATGCTATCCACCTGGTGTCCAAGATGACAAAAGTAGGAAAGTATTTATCTTTCTCAACGATGCGGGACATGGTAAAACAGCCTACTTTACCTGGTTAGCCTGGCGTTTGGCAAGTTACGATCAATCCCTGTACGTGATAAAGTTTATCGCAATGGAATTTTCGACCGATTTCCAACGATTGAGCAATGTAGAAAACCTTGACGAAACAGAAATTGTGAGGCTATTGTATCGATACATCCATTTGGCGCTGTTCGTATCGAGTATCAACAAACATACGATCAAAGAGACTGATGGCTTTAGAGAAGAGGCCGATCGTTGTGCAAATCTTCTGACTGTTTCAGACGGCGAAATAGTATTGGATGAAACGAAGACTAAAAGGCTATCCACGATAGAACTATTTGAATTGCGGTTGTTTAAGGAGAAGTTTAATGAACATAAACTCGTGTTAATTCTAGACGGTTTTGATGAAATCGCGCCATACTCCAAGGATGTGGTAATGAAGTGTTTCGGACGATTCTCACGTCTTGATGGAGTACGATTGCTATACCTCTCAAGTCGACCGTATGGATTTGAAGAGGATTTACGGAAAACATTTGCCGATTGTCAAATGTATCGGATACAAcagttttcaaataaaaatataaaaactgcACTTTACAAGTTTCTTGTGAGTAATTTAGATGGTTATGAGTACTACGAAGAAGAACATCGAATTGATATATTAAGATGTCTGTATTACAATTGTTTATGTCAATTAAAAGACATAATTACTATTTCACAGTTACTGTCCATGGTATTAGATTTCCTATTACCCGTCATCAAGAAGTGTGTAAATGAAAATACACATAACTTATCGCGGCAAATGTTAAATAACCACCAAATTGACATACTTTATCTGGTTGAAGAGTTTGTAGACagaaagatgaaaattttaaatacaaataaaataggCACGACCGATTTTGCTGCTTCGACAGCTGCAGCCATAACAAAAGAAGTtcgattaaaaaaagaaataatgaaacagCACATGCTGTTGGCCATGTACGTTATATTTGatgcaaaagaaagagaaacactGTTGTCGAAGGGGGAAATGAAACgtgcaaaaaatataattaagaaAGTGAACAAGGGCGAAGAAAAAACGGGAATCGTTCTTGGAATACAAGGTGGAGTGCCTCAATTTCTGCATCGAATTTTTGCAGAATATTTCTCTGCCTGCTGGTTGTTCGAAAACTGGAAACGTTTTAAGAATGAGAGCATTTTTCACTCTAAAGCGATTTGGTCGGATTCATTAAGAAAAACGCGCGAATTTTTAGATCGACTTATTCTTAAAGAAAGCAAAGGTTGCGATTTACACATGGCGCTGGTGAACGGATCTAATGAACAGATTGAAGAAATACTGCGGAATAATCCTTCTGCTGTTATCGTAAAAGATAGAGTTGGCCGTTTACCATTACATTTGGTGGAATATACAGATAATTTTACTGATGCCATAATAGATAAAATGTCTCATGAAGATTGTGATCATAATTTAAGTGATCATCTCTATGGATGGAATGCTTTAGATTATGCATTTGTCCTTAATAAAGCAAAGTTGATAAAAATACTCCTAAAAAAGGGTATTAAAGTTAATATGGACAGGTTGTTTCAGCACGTATGTTCCAATAATATATCTAAATTACTGATTCTGGAAGATGAGTATGTGCGCATGTTTGATGAATGTTTAAATCGAACTGACTTGGCAGATGAATTAAGCGAACGTGTGGCAAGGTATCTAATTGAAGAGAACGAAATAGATATTTACTCTCCAAGTGAAGAATTGAATGCATTATCGGTGTTGCAAAAAGTTGTAACTATAGgaaatgtttctttgtttcatcAGTTATTAAAAAATCCTGAAGATCGTGCTCGTGCTATTCAAATGCTCGAGTTGTCTGTGACGAAGGGAACAcacaaaattacaaattatctTCTCGAACACCATTCCTCTTTCATTGAAACGACGGAAAACAGTAAATTATTGTACCATTATGCTATAAAAGCAATTAAATGCAACGATTATAACTCGTTTACAAAAATCTTCGACAAGTTCGTTAAGCGGGGCGAAAAAAGAATTGTATGTGAAGATGAAAGCGAACCTATTAAATGTCAGATTCCTTTTGAAGACAAATGCTGTGACGGAAATGATTACGACTTTGAACATTTTGACGGACAAGaattttgtgaagaaaaattattgTCTCTTGCGCTACACTTTGGAAACGTACAAATGACTAGCTACATTATTCAGCAgacaaatacaaacataaCGGTTCGATTTGTTAGCAAGCTGGTGCTAGAAATAACACgatataaaaatcataaaacatgtACACGTGCATTCAATTATCTATTCAACAACACTTTTGACCTGTATGGTCTCGATTACGAAGGGTTGAATTTGTTTCTGATGATCATTAAACATGGTTGCGTGTACATGTTACCGAGTTTGGTTGCCATTGGCTTTAATCCAAAAAAGATTTGTATGAGCAATCATtgggatatttttcaatatcgtTTACTTAATTCAACCGAAATGTGTTCGGCCAATGTTTTTGTGTATCTTCAACAACGATCGTATTTGGATTGTTTCGATGCCTTTGGTCCAGAAGATGAAAGTATTTTTGAATTCGCAATTAAACAAAGCCTTTTCATTGTAGCACAAGCGTTAATTGAAGACAAATTCCGCAATGcatcagaaaaagaaaaagcaattaTGGAGTTACTACACCTACAATTACATAAATACGGAAAAGAGGTTATTTgtgattttataaaaaattcaCTTGATGAAAGTTCAATTGGaggtaaaatggaaaatgttattTGGAATTCAGTCTATTCCTCTATCTTTAATAACTTTCCGAGAGTCTGATCTACAATTttgatgggatttttttattccaatcgTATCATGGATTTATTAGGATAAATAGTTGAAAAGTTACATGTTTCTGTAAATTGAGCGTGTTCGCAAGCGTCATACAAATAAAGtagaagacaaaacaaacataaggTTATGGTGTGGCTCGCAAAGTAATAAGTTGTAGGGGAATCGATTAGAAGAGAAGAATTCATTCAGGTCAGTAGAAGTTCAGGTGAAAATAATCAGTTTCTACATTACAATTATATTTTATCGCTTAACAACCACGATGAATAAAagatagaaataaataaaatgcatttgGATATCTGGATTCGTATTTTTAAGATGCACATAGCATTCATgatcaaataataaatgttttttttatttttaaatggtaGAAACACATTTACCTAGCAAATATTGTTTCAACTAAATATAacttcaatttaaaatcagTATAAAGTTGCGTAAATATTAGACAGCCCTATTATattctactactactactactactactattactattactactactactactactactactacacgATGGAAAAGTACCGCGACAACGTAGTAAAACATCAGAGTAGTGAGGGAGAGGTTTCGCCGAAAAATGAACCGCTCGATCCGGAAGA
The DNA window shown above is from Anopheles funestus chromosome 3RL, idAnoFuneDA-416_04, whole genome shotgun sequence and carries:
- the LOC125768326 gene encoding uncharacterized protein LOC125768326 isoform X5 gives rise to the protein MMSCMLYNKFTHFRSIINVLYRSNMNSTVEQKDDRVTTTSTNMSTVYNLVEYMLKNSTKGLPRVGGDLYHLRLAIMIILRKYKMSQLDNEFNFAVALEVTAAGKFDDIVLFYSSPRQVTGTWYIQAKYKQNMGSKIEEQGLCAACDSEFSIPMYFVSFLEIDQNLPKDARYILCSTAGLHEKMEQYFKIIINNNNNQQQDDSIQCNAVNRQQSDLMAFCKDIDATCYQLDWDKPFPALLEAVKDSCLSALGRKLAFFVCSGKVITLNDTFFSIFLNLIYKCKESSKLETSDSSVSIYKLTKGFSDETNKETTGVPTPIEKIQTAFKTEHKKLLERKFKNQKTDQLKIKFDKASLKSAQETQEQDEFAKFEEKLREFYSKFLLMSNSCNEEKLRKKAIALLPSWCVEQETVFDNLQGKLLEAMKPERGVPMDLAFWHKIFHNVNQKQNITDVMRYSKEYLKSVCEKHPHIEVNTERLREFKLYRILKESGPGIYEFNSTLELTVYSRILFQALSLLKYETIFVKSENYTKQQDMNDVLDELLSYLRDVNHPTIKIITILGKPDYVAINELKELSDKYRQKIVVVEHISGSPQNDEISERIHVKDLSNEALQQLYLQNERMMFGTTTPLIGIVEENDDLSFLLNVLEPCEPNEKLIDQHINKINYEKIKHWYVHRRSEPHKPKKQTKTEGKEHFYVEQLSESAILAALDSNVEEPDLPGFQDGDSGKVFIFLNDAGFGKTTYFTWLAWRLASYDQSLYVIKFIALEFSTDFQRLSNVENLDETEIVRLLYRYIHLALFVSSINKRTIKETDEARSEADRCANLLIVSNGEIVLDEAKTKTLSMIELFELRLFKEKFNKRKLVLILDGFDEIAPYSKDVVMKCFGRFSRLDGVRLLYLSSRPYGFEEDLRKTFADCQMYRIQQFSNKNIKTALYKFLVSNLDGYEYYEEEHRIDILRCLYYNCLCQLKDIITIPQLLYMVLDFLLPVIKKCGNENMHLLCPIYNILYLVEQLVDRKLEIANTDKIGTTDFAASTAAAISKQVKLKEKMMKRHMLLAMYVIFDAKDRKTLLSEQERKDVKEIMEKVNQAVEKTGIVLGVQGGVPQFLHRIFAEYFSACWLFENVDRFKNQSIFHSQAIWSDSLRKTREFLDRLILKESKGCDLHMALVNGSNEQIEEILRNNPSAVIVKDRVGRLPLHLVEYTDNFTDAIIDKMSHEDCDHNLSDHLYGWNALDYAFVLNKAKLIKILLKKGIKVNMDRLFQHVCSNNISKLLILEDEYVRMFDECLNRTDLADELSERVARYLIEENKIDIYSPSEELNALSVLEKVVTVGNVSLFHQLITISGSQVLGLDDKVNRLFELSLKNHAYYITNYLLERHPSLLAMLHDNATLFYCTKSAVEKNQMELFKTIFGIFCIEESIDCVDDDMIIDEFDYPGENEMFNIEILFEDDCCYGDCDKVQESNVEQLLFVAIYYGRIQMISNILHHTNTVITIELIENIMQQLRTGKYKNQNHTKCIPGFKYLLKKSLVLDQEALNLFLMTIKDGCVYMLPSLVSIGFNPKKICMRNHWDIFQYRLLNSTEMCSANVFVYLQQRSYLDCFDAFGPEDESIFDFAIKQSFFIVAQALIEDKFRNASEKEKAIMELLHLQLHKYGEELICDFIKNSLDESSIGGKMENDTWHSVYYSIRGKLPKIHNMVKEFDINQTIKKEHVISFIKKSVPLGTQSSVYGELYNRYLAISIILRQFKKKNQFIVGTEVPEAGQFDDILYHHQSPNGTSILWIQAKHVDGMFIKVKDLCAANGMYSVPTYFSSFLEIVPELTKGESESHKDEHKTQYAICTNAELDENVKLYATKIEPQEDDALQFCDDIRATCYQLRRNIPDLTECLKKSCKNVFKNDSDFDEKKDQFFSKFLLICNSYNHKQLRIKVRNLLPEWCDEAQRELVIDNLVGLLNNIVYNKPRYYITLERIQKWFLDKDFNQNISVLKRLSEEHLKSVLEKHIEVNPERLKEFKLYEVLKESGPGIYEFNSTLELTVYSRILFQALSLLKYETIFVKSEKYTKQQDMNDVLEDLLSYLRDVNHPTIKIITILGKPDYVAINELKELSDKYRQKIVVVEHISGSPQNDEISERIHVKDLSNEALQQLYLQNERMMFGTTTPLIGIVEENDDLSLLLVALDLCDQLKWIKEYNLNEHNYEKIKHWYVHRYVVPFELEEKKDNFIGSYDISVYDVPSVLISTEELCYPPGVQDDKSRKVFIFLNDAGHGKTAYFTWLAWRLASYDQSLYVIKFIAMEFSTDFQRLSNVENLDETEIVRLLYRYIHLALFVSSINKHTIKETDGFREEADRCANLLTVSDGEIVLDETKTKRLSTIELFELRLFKEKFNEHKLVLILDGFDEIAPYSKDVVMKCFGRFSRLDGVRLLYLSSRPYGFEEDLRKTFADCQMYRIQQFSNKNIKTALYKFLVSNLDGYEYYEEEHRIDILRCLYYNCLCQLKDIITISQLLSMVLDFLLPVIKKCVNENTHNLSRQMLNNHQIDILYLVEEFVDRKMKILNTNKIGTTDFAASTAAAITKEVRLKKEIMKQHMLLAMYVIFDAKERETLLSKGEMKRAKNIIKKVNKGEEKTGIVLGIQGGVPQFLHRIFAEYFSACWLFENWKRFKNESIFHSKAIWSDSLRKTREFLDRLILKESKGCDLHMALVNGSNEQIEEILRNNPSAVIVKDRVGRLPLHLVEYTDNFTDAIIDKMSHEDCDHNLSDHLYGWNALDYAFVLNKAKLIKILLKKGIKVNMDRLFQHVCSNNISKLLILEDEYVRMFDECLNRTDLADELSERVARYLIEENEIDIYSPSEELNALSVLQKVVTIGNVSLFHQLLKNPEDRARAIQMLELSVTKGTHKITNYLLEHHSSFIETTENSKLLYHYAIKAIKCNDYNSFTKIFDKFVKRGEKRIVCEDESEPIKCQIPFEDKCCDGNDYDFEHFDGQEFCEEKLLSLALHFGNVQMTSYIIQQTNTNITVRFVSKLVLEITRYKNHKTCTRAFNYLFNNTFDLYGLDYEGLNLFLMIIKHGCVYMLPSLVAIGFNPKKICMSNHWDIFQYRLLNSTEMCSANVFVYLQQRSYLDCFDAFGPEDESIFEFAIKQSLFIVAQALIEDKFRNASEKEKAIMELLHLQLHKYGKEVICDFIKNSLDESSIGGKMENVIWNSVYSSIFNNFPRV
- the LOC125768326 gene encoding uncharacterized protein LOC125768326 isoform X6; this encodes MMSCMLYNKFTHFRSIINVLYRSNMNSTVEQKDDRVTTTSTNMSTVYNLVEYMLKNSTKGLPRVGGDLYHLRLAIMIILRKYKMSQLDNEFNFAVALEVTAAGKFDDIVLFYSSPRQVTGTWYIQAKYKQNMGSKIEEQGLCAACDSEFSIPMYFVSFLEIDQNLPKDARYILCSTAGLHEKMEQYFKVIIKQQDDSLQCNAVNTQQSDLKEFCKDIEATCYQLDWDKPFPALLEAVKDSCLSALGRKLALFVCSGEVITLNDTFFSIFLNLIYKCKESSKLETSDSSVSIYKLTKGFSDETNKETTGVPTPIEKIQTAFKTEHKKLLERKFKNQKTDQLKIKFDKASLKSAQETQEQDEFAKFEEKLREFYSKFLLMSNSCNEEKLRKKAIALLPSWCVEQETVFDNLQGKLLEAMKPERGVPMDLAFWHKIFHNVNQKQNITDVMRYSKEYLKSVCEKHPHIEVNTERLREFKLYRILKESGPGIYEFNSTLELTVYSRILFQALSLLKYETIFVKSENYTKQQDMNDVLDELLSYLRDVNHPTIKIITILGKPDYVAINELKELSDKYRQKIVVVEHISGSPQNDEISERIHVKDLSNEALQQLYLQNERMMFGTTTPLIGIVEENDDLSFLLNVLEPCEPNEKLIDQHINKINYEKIKHWYVHRRSEPHKPKKQTKTEGKEHFYVEQLSESAILAALDSNVEEPDLPGFQDGDSGKVFIFLNDAGFGKTTYFTWLAWRLASYDQSLYVIKFIALEFSTDFQRLSNVENLDETEIVRLLYRYIHLALFVSSINKRTIKETDEARSEADRCANLLIVSNGEIVLDEAKTKTLSMIELFELRLFKEKFNKRKLVLILDGFDEIAPYSKDVVMKCFGRFSRLDGVRLLYLSSRPYGFEEDLRKTFADCQMYRIQQFSNKNIKTALYKFLVSNLDGYEYYEEEHRIDILRCLYYNCLCQLKDIITIPQLLYMVLDFLLPVIKKCGNENMHLLCPIYNILYLVEQLVDRKLEIANTDKIGTTDFAASTAAAISKQVKLKEKMMKRHMLLAMYVIFDAKDRKTLLSEQERKDVKEIMEKVNQAVEKTGIVLGVQGGVPQFLHRIFAEYFSACWLFENVDRFKNQSIFHSQAIWSDSLRKTREFLDRLILKESKGCDLHMALVNGSNEQIEEILRNNPSAVIVKDRVGRLPLHLVEYTDNFTDAIIDKMSHEDCDHNLSDHLYGWNALDYAFVLNKAKLIKILLKKGIKVNMDRLFQHVCSNNISKLLILEDEYVRMFDECLNRTDLADELSERVARYLIEENKIDIYSPSEELNALSVLEKVVTVGNVSLFHQLITISGSQVLGLDDKVNRLFELSLKNHAYYITNYLLERHPSLLAMLHDNATLFYCTKSAVEKNQMELFKTIFGIFCIEESIDCVDDDMIIDEFDYPGENEMFNIEILFEDDCCYGDCDKVQESNVEQLLFVAIYYGRIQMISNILHHTNTVITIELIENIMQQLRTGKYKNQNHTKCIPGFKYLLKKSLVLDQEALNLFLMTIKDGCVYMLPSLVSIGFNPKKICMRNHWDIFQYRLLNSTEMCSANVFVYLQQRSYLDCFDAFGPEDESIFDFAIKQSFFIVAQALIEDKFRNASEKEKAIMELLHLQLHKYGEELICDFIKNSLDESSIGGKMENDTWHSVYYSIRGKLPKIHNMVKEFDINQTIKKEHVISFIKKSVPLGTQSSVYGELYNRYLAISIILRQFKKKNQFIVGTEVPEAGQFDDILYHHQSPNGTSILWIQAKHVDGMFIKVKDLCAANGMYSVPTYFSSFLEIVPELTKGESESHKDEHKTQYAICTNAELDENVKLYATKIEPQEDDALQFCDDIRATCYQLRRNIPDLTECLKKSCKNVFKNDSDFDEKKDQFFSKFLLICNSYNHKQLRIKVRNLLPEWCDEAQRELVIDNLVGLLNNIVYNKPRYYITLERIQKWFLDKDFNQNISVLKRLSEEHLKSVLEKHIEVNPERLKEFKLYEVLKESGPGIYEFNSTLELTVYSRILFQALSLLKYETIFVKSEKYTKQQDMNDVLEDLLSYLRDVNHPTIKIITILGKPDYVAINELKELSDKYRQKIVVVEHISGSPQNDEISERIHVKDLSNEALQQLYLQNERMMFGTTTPLIGIVEENDDLSLLLVALDLCDQLKWIKEYNLNEHNYEKIKHWYVHRYVVPFELEEKKDNFIGSYDISVYDVPSVLISTEELCYPPGVQDDKSRKVFIFLNDAGHGKTAYFTWLAWRLASYDQSLYVIKFIAMEFSTDFQRLSNVENLDETEIVRLLYRYIHLALFVSSINKHTIKETDGFREEADRCANLLTVSDGEIVLDETKTKRLSTIELFELRLFKEKFNEHKLVLILDGFDEIAPYSKDVVMKCFGRFSRLDGVRLLYLSSRPYGFEEDLRKTFADCQMYRIQQFSNKNIKTALYKFLVSNLDGYEYYEEEHRIDILRCLYYNCLCQLKDIITISQLLSMVLDFLLPVIKKCVNENTHNLSRQMLNNHQIDILYLVEEFVDRKMKILNTNKIGTTDFAASTAAAITKEVRLKKEIMKQHMLLAMYVIFDAKERETLLSKGEMKRAKNIIKKVNKGEEKTGIVLGIQGGVPQFLHRIFAEYFSACWLFENWKRFKNESIFHSKAIWSDSLRKTREFLDRLILKESKGCDLHMALVNGSNEQIEEILRNNPSAVIVKDRVGRLPLHLVEYTDNFTDAIIDKMSHEDCDHNLSDHLYGWNALDYAFVLNKAKLIKILLKKGIKVNMDRLFQHVCSNNISKLLILEDEYVRMFDECLNRTDLADELSERVARYLIEENEIDIYSPSEELNALSVLQKVVTIGNVSLFHQLLKNPEDRARAIQMLELSVTKGTHKITNYLLEHHSSFIETTENSKLLYHYAIKAIKCNDYNSFTKIFDKFVKRGEKRIVCEDESEPIKCQIPFEDKCCDGNDYDFEHFDGQEFCEEKLLSLALHFGNVQMTSYIIQQTNTNITVRFVSKLVLEITRYKNHKTCTRAFNYLFNNTFDLYGLDYEGLNLFLMIIKHGCVYMLPSLVAIGFNPKKICMSNHWDIFQYRLLNSTEMCSANVFVYLQQRSYLDCFDAFGPEDESIFEFAIKQSLFIVAQALIEDKFRNASEKEKAIMELLHLQLHKYGKEVICDFIKNSLDESSIGGKMENVIWNSVYSSIFNNFPRV